One Actinospica robiniae DSM 44927 genomic region harbors:
- a CDS encoding HD domain-containing protein: MERFNRKKLLAMPIHIVTSRYGLPGLRELLAAEVEGFAPADREQIARALRLALLLHAQDQRVSEPYANHVLRVAIRIIRHYQVSDIDVVCAALLHDSVEDHDKDLATLATDAERARGSVEAALAVIERSFNPRVAALIRAVTNPAWDPARDKHTQYREHVAASLEHQPWARVVKLSDYTDNGVGLIHTEDEAMERRLAAKYAPLVPLMRELAARPDTPLSDEVKSYIDDQLATAAERFTAILAEDPGNRPAAATV; encoded by the coding sequence ATGGAGCGGTTCAATCGCAAGAAGCTGTTAGCCATGCCGATCCACATCGTCACCTCACGCTACGGCCTGCCGGGTCTGCGCGAGCTGCTCGCCGCGGAGGTCGAGGGATTCGCGCCGGCGGACCGGGAGCAGATCGCCCGCGCCCTGCGTCTAGCGCTACTGCTGCACGCTCAGGACCAGCGCGTGAGCGAGCCGTACGCGAATCACGTGCTGCGCGTAGCGATCCGCATCATCCGCCACTATCAGGTCTCGGATATCGACGTCGTCTGCGCGGCATTGCTGCACGACTCAGTCGAGGATCACGACAAGGATCTCGCCACCCTCGCGACCGACGCCGAACGCGCCCGCGGGTCGGTCGAAGCGGCTCTGGCCGTGATCGAGCGCTCGTTCAATCCGCGAGTGGCCGCGCTGATCCGCGCGGTGACCAACCCGGCATGGGACCCGGCCAGGGACAAGCACACCCAGTACCGTGAGCACGTCGCCGCGAGCCTCGAGCACCAGCCGTGGGCCCGCGTCGTGAAACTCTCCGACTACACCGACAACGGCGTCGGCCTGATCCACACCGAGGACGAGGCGATGGAACGCCGGCTGGCCGCCAAATACGCGCCGCTCGTCCCGTTGATGCGCGAACTGGCGGCCCGCCCGGACACGCCGCTGTCCGATGAAGTGAAGTCCTACATCGACGACCAGTTGGCCACCGCGGCCGAGCGTTTCACCGCTATCCTCGCCGAGGACCCCGGGAACCGCCCGGCAGCCGCGACCGTCTGA
- a CDS encoding DNA/RNA helicase domain-containing protein, producing MTQLAQDLQSYGLGHVQMFIEYDVDPALTGLDPAPIDVLLAGAHPKTGESSFVAVELKQWETVDRVDGDPTKVRVPQYKKAKLHPAVQVDNNRQRLIKHLELFSNRYVTISALAYLHNLNGAPNQWVTHYSPSPFSKVITGLTPDVLRENLLKHLSTTDVGNAAAKAAEQLANSRVLPPSPLQEVFGDILAGRRAFNLVDDQLTAFTEITAALERPTGAAQDVFLVKGRPGTGKSVIAVHLLRWAAAKGYQCRFVSGGTASRTTFQKNSPGYGKLFTTLNSLAGNHEPKSLDLIVVDEAHRLTQFPVINSAGTMREGEESIDIVLSRARIPVFFIDDDQRVRPNEIVSAQQIEEHARNIHSVSLSSRVLRRPMRGAGSLSYDTWVKRLLGRADPTPLHWAGEDPFGLVLAESPAQMEELLRARISEGRTARMAAGFCWKWSLSVQTAHW from the coding sequence GTGACTCAGCTCGCCCAGGATCTGCAGAGCTACGGGCTCGGCCACGTCCAGATGTTCATCGAGTACGACGTCGACCCGGCGTTGACCGGCCTGGACCCGGCGCCGATCGACGTACTGCTCGCTGGAGCCCACCCGAAGACCGGTGAGTCCAGTTTCGTCGCGGTCGAGCTGAAGCAATGGGAAACGGTCGACCGAGTGGACGGTGACCCGACCAAGGTCCGCGTTCCCCAATATAAGAAAGCGAAGTTACATCCAGCCGTTCAGGTGGACAATAATCGCCAGCGGCTGATCAAGCATCTCGAGCTCTTCTCGAACAGGTACGTCACGATCTCCGCGCTGGCCTACCTGCACAATCTCAACGGCGCGCCGAACCAGTGGGTCACGCATTACTCGCCCAGTCCGTTTAGCAAGGTCATCACCGGCCTTACACCGGACGTGCTGCGCGAGAACCTGCTCAAGCACCTCTCCACCACCGACGTCGGCAACGCCGCGGCAAAGGCCGCCGAGCAGCTGGCGAACAGCAGGGTGCTTCCGCCCTCTCCCCTGCAGGAGGTCTTCGGCGACATCCTCGCCGGAAGACGGGCGTTCAACCTGGTCGACGACCAACTCACTGCTTTCACGGAGATCACCGCAGCCCTCGAGCGTCCGACCGGCGCAGCTCAGGATGTCTTCCTGGTCAAGGGCAGACCGGGAACGGGAAAGAGCGTCATCGCCGTGCACCTGCTCCGATGGGCCGCGGCGAAGGGCTATCAGTGCCGCTTCGTGTCCGGCGGCACGGCGTCCAGGACGACGTTCCAGAAGAACTCCCCTGGCTACGGCAAGCTCTTCACCACGCTGAACTCCCTCGCGGGCAACCACGAACCGAAGTCACTGGACCTCATCGTCGTCGACGAGGCCCACCGCCTGACCCAGTTCCCCGTCATCAACAGCGCAGGCACCATGCGCGAAGGAGAGGAGTCCATCGACATCGTGCTCAGCCGGGCGCGGATCCCCGTCTTCTTCATCGACGACGACCAGCGGGTTCGGCCGAATGAGATCGTCTCGGCCCAGCAGATCGAAGAGCACGCACGAAACATCCACAGCGTCTCCCTCTCCTCGCGCGTACTACGCCGCCCCATGCGTGGAGCTGGCAGCCTCAGCTACGACACCTGGGTCAAGCGACTGCTCGGCCGCGCCGATCCGACGCCGCTGCACTGGGCCGGCGAGGACCCCTTCGGGCTGGTGCTCGCCGAGTCCCCCGCGCAGATGGAAGAGCTGCTTCGCGCGCGGATCTCCGAGGGACGCACCGCTCGGATGGCCGCCGGATTCTGCTGGAAATGGTCGCTGTCCGTGCAGACGGCACATTGGTGA
- a CDS encoding MarR family winged helix-turn-helix transcriptional regulator, with amino-acid sequence MSRLPQDPLGPESKPQLTSRLGYLFKHAQQTLAEFTAPALAPFGLTGRDLAVLIVLDGLGPASQQDAARGLAVDRTTMVALLDGLEAKGIVERRPAEQDRRRNVVQLTERGRRTFAAALAASDEAERAFIGTVMDEVRAAEFKELLRALVTQERGVDQDPGV; translated from the coding sequence ATGTCGAGACTGCCGCAGGATCCTCTCGGGCCGGAGTCGAAGCCGCAGCTCACGTCCCGGCTCGGCTACCTGTTCAAGCACGCGCAGCAGACGCTCGCCGAGTTCACGGCGCCCGCGCTCGCGCCTTTCGGCCTGACCGGCCGGGACCTCGCGGTGCTGATCGTGTTGGACGGGCTCGGTCCGGCGTCTCAGCAGGATGCGGCGCGCGGACTCGCCGTCGACCGCACGACGATGGTCGCGCTCCTGGACGGGTTGGAGGCGAAGGGGATCGTGGAGCGCCGGCCGGCCGAGCAGGACCGTCGCCGCAACGTCGTGCAGCTCACCGAGCGCGGTCGCCGCACGTTCGCCGCGGCGCTGGCCGCGAGTGACGAGGCGGAGCGCGCGTTCATCGGCACGGTCATGGACGAGGTCCGTGCCGCCGAGTTCAAGGAGCTACTGCGCGCGCTCGTCACGCAGGAGCGCGGCGTGGATCAGGACCCTGGCGTCTGA
- a CDS encoding AfsR/SARP family transcriptional regulator produces MQFALLGPIGVGGAAGPLEINGTLRRTLLAALLLRANEVVSADELADVLWGDRPSVSATTSLYNQLMRLRQALGPDAGRIRAVPPGYIIDVEHGELDIAVFAERRAAAAEAARSGDWAASAQEYAAALALWRGEPLADVPALHSSAAVHQLGEERILAIQGRIEADLHLARHDQVIGELRTLIDLHPWREAFHGQLMLALYRAGRQAEALDVYRNLRHAVAEEFGVEPSENVRDLHDRLLQSDATLSLAPQPSAGQPAAVRLPGRVPTRQLPPDTRAFTGREAELEALIATARGKNAATPTVVVSAINGMGGIGKTTLAVRAAHSLTAHYPDGQLFIDLHGHSADLSPVSSQDALDYLLRSIGVEAKAIPQEPGERAAFYRSRLAGTKTLVVLDNARDPAQIKPLIPAEPDCLVIVTSRNQLTALDDADFLRLDALPPDEALALLANAAGPGRVDADDPAARQLTQWCGRLPLAIRIIGARLRHRPLLSPESLMASLRADGDPLALLKDEDRDITRVFASSLAVLPADQQQLFTRLGLVPGPDFDALAAAALQDTDVAEAERQLDSLLDHSLLIQHAAGRYHLHDLLRAYARSRAGEVDTELEDARSRLLDYYVETASAAHELWLHGVPGPRRVTSRAYGVEDSNDAKTWFEAERENLIAAFNHEALDGQRKIELSANLAPYLRRNGPWDVTADLLLKTVELANRFDDTESEACALRDLGSACSDVGKQDDAIVFLNRALEIHRKSGNRLGEAQVLQSLSWAFVSTESSLALDYAYQSLKIYREVRPADAAPVLHSLAVIANQTGRIEEGVKYAEMLMDHAREAGQPALRGFALFSLSHAFYFLGRFDEIEPALTEALEAFRGSRRSTAGVIQEFGRLRMLRGQYAEASEYLEKALQEFTELGFALGMSYAYGELARIDLKLGDPDAAMAKLGGALRLALDSGQLYAQSFVRMSLGYAHIARGELSAADEQLRLSLKAGGHGGYHTCRVEAQVGLCVLAHVRDGAAAALSLYREVLESARETRHPREEAAALVGLGRCELETGDRESGAAHVREAIALYRRMGSALDVAETERYLVSPPSPNPS; encoded by the coding sequence GTGCAGTTCGCATTGCTTGGGCCGATCGGGGTGGGCGGCGCGGCGGGGCCGCTCGAGATCAACGGGACACTGCGGCGTACGCTCCTGGCGGCCTTGCTGCTGCGCGCTAACGAGGTCGTCTCGGCGGACGAGCTGGCCGACGTACTGTGGGGGGATCGGCCCAGCGTCTCGGCCACCACCTCGCTCTACAACCAGTTGATGCGCCTGCGCCAGGCGCTCGGCCCGGACGCCGGCCGGATCAGGGCCGTGCCACCCGGCTACATCATCGATGTCGAACATGGCGAGCTCGACATCGCCGTCTTCGCCGAGCGCCGCGCCGCCGCCGCGGAAGCTGCCCGCAGCGGCGATTGGGCCGCATCCGCGCAGGAGTACGCCGCGGCGCTTGCGCTGTGGCGCGGCGAACCGCTGGCCGACGTGCCTGCTCTGCATTCCTCGGCCGCTGTCCACCAACTCGGCGAGGAGCGGATTCTGGCCATTCAGGGGCGGATCGAAGCCGACCTGCACCTGGCCCGGCACGACCAGGTCATCGGCGAACTACGTACCCTGATTGATCTGCACCCTTGGCGCGAGGCGTTCCACGGCCAGCTCATGCTCGCCTTGTACCGCGCCGGGCGCCAAGCCGAGGCCCTCGACGTCTACCGCAACTTACGTCATGCCGTCGCCGAGGAGTTCGGAGTCGAGCCCAGCGAGAACGTGCGCGACCTGCACGACAGGCTCCTGCAATCTGACGCCACGCTCTCCCTTGCGCCGCAACCGTCGGCCGGACAGCCCGCTGCGGTGCGGCTCCCGGGACGCGTTCCGACACGGCAACTGCCGCCGGACACGAGGGCGTTCACCGGCCGCGAGGCGGAGCTTGAGGCTCTGATCGCCACGGCCCGTGGGAAGAACGCCGCGACTCCGACCGTCGTCGTCTCCGCGATCAACGGCATGGGCGGTATCGGGAAGACGACACTGGCCGTACGTGCCGCCCACAGCCTGACTGCGCATTATCCGGACGGCCAGCTTTTCATCGACCTGCACGGCCACTCCGCCGACCTCAGTCCGGTCAGTTCTCAGGACGCGCTCGACTACCTGCTGCGCTCCATCGGCGTGGAGGCCAAGGCCATCCCGCAGGAGCCGGGGGAACGCGCGGCGTTCTATCGCTCGCGCTTGGCCGGCACGAAAACCCTTGTCGTGCTGGACAACGCGCGCGATCCGGCGCAGATCAAACCACTGATTCCGGCCGAGCCCGACTGCCTGGTCATCGTGACCAGCCGCAACCAGCTCACCGCGCTCGACGACGCGGACTTCCTCCGGCTCGACGCGCTGCCGCCGGACGAAGCGCTCGCGCTGCTGGCCAACGCGGCCGGGCCCGGGCGCGTCGACGCGGACGACCCGGCCGCCCGGCAGCTCACGCAATGGTGCGGGCGGCTCCCGCTGGCGATCAGGATCATCGGCGCTCGTCTGCGCCACCGGCCGTTGCTCAGCCCGGAGTCGCTGATGGCGTCGTTGCGCGCCGACGGCGACCCGCTCGCACTGCTCAAGGACGAAGACCGGGACATCACCCGTGTCTTCGCCTCCTCTCTCGCGGTGCTGCCGGCGGACCAGCAGCAACTCTTCACCCGACTCGGTCTCGTACCGGGCCCGGACTTCGACGCGCTCGCCGCGGCGGCCCTGCAGGACACGGACGTGGCGGAAGCAGAGCGACAGCTCGACTCTCTCCTCGATCACAGCCTCCTTATTCAGCACGCAGCGGGTCGGTATCACCTGCACGACCTGCTGAGGGCCTATGCCCGCTCCAGAGCGGGCGAGGTCGACACGGAGCTCGAAGACGCGCGGAGTCGCCTGCTGGACTACTACGTGGAGACGGCGAGCGCAGCGCACGAACTATGGCTCCACGGGGTTCCGGGACCGAGGCGTGTCACTAGCAGGGCATACGGCGTCGAAGACTCGAATGACGCAAAGACCTGGTTCGAAGCCGAGCGCGAGAACCTCATCGCCGCCTTCAATCACGAAGCGCTGGATGGGCAACGGAAAATCGAGCTCTCGGCAAACCTGGCCCCGTATCTGCGTCGCAACGGACCCTGGGATGTAACCGCAGACCTCCTACTCAAGACGGTGGAGCTCGCCAATCGCTTCGATGACACCGAAAGCGAGGCCTGCGCACTACGCGATCTGGGGAGCGCGTGCAGCGACGTGGGGAAGCAGGACGATGCGATCGTCTTCCTGAACCGTGCGCTGGAGATCCATCGCAAGTCGGGCAATCGGCTGGGCGAGGCTCAGGTTCTGCAGAGTTTGAGCTGGGCCTTCGTATCAACAGAGAGCTCGCTCGCGTTGGACTATGCCTATCAATCACTGAAGATCTACCGCGAGGTCAGGCCGGCCGACGCAGCGCCCGTCCTCCACTCTCTCGCCGTCATCGCCAATCAGACCGGCCGGATCGAAGAGGGCGTGAAATACGCCGAGATGCTGATGGACCACGCCCGCGAAGCCGGGCAGCCAGCCCTGCGAGGGTTCGCGCTCTTCAGCCTCAGTCACGCCTTCTACTTCCTCGGAAGGTTCGATGAGATCGAGCCGGCGCTCACCGAAGCGCTCGAGGCCTTTCGCGGCTCGCGTCGGTCGACCGCGGGCGTCATCCAAGAGTTCGGGCGGCTACGGATGCTGCGCGGCCAATACGCCGAGGCCTCGGAGTATCTGGAGAAGGCCCTGCAGGAGTTCACGGAGCTGGGCTTCGCGCTCGGCATGAGCTACGCGTACGGGGAGCTCGCCCGAATCGATCTCAAGCTCGGCGATCCCGACGCGGCGATGGCCAAGTTGGGCGGCGCACTACGCCTCGCCCTCGATTCCGGACAGCTGTATGCCCAGAGCTTCGTGCGGATGAGCCTGGGCTATGCACACATCGCCCGAGGCGAGCTCTCGGCCGCGGACGAGCAGCTGCGCCTGAGCCTCAAGGCCGGCGGACACGGCGGTTATCACACCTGTCGCGTTGAGGCCCAGGTCGGCCTCTGCGTCTTGGCGCACGTTCGTGACGGTGCCGCCGCCGCTCTGTCGCTCTACCGCGAAGTCCTCGAGTCCGCTCGCGAGACTCGCCATCCACGCGAAGAGGCTGCCGCGCTGGTCGGACTCGGCCGGTGCGAACTCGAGACCGGCGACCGGGAATCAGGGGCCGCACATGTGCGGGAGGCGATCGCGCTGTACCGGCGTATGGGATCCGCGCTCGACGTGGCCGAGACCGAGCGATACCTCGTCTCACCGCCGAGCCCGAACCCGAGCTAG
- a CDS encoding nucleotide pyrophosphohydrolase yields the protein MEDSVSEIDLVIERLRQFAAARSWERFHTPKNLATALVVESAELAEIFQWLTPEESIDVMATEEAAFRVRDEIADVLAYLLQIADVCGVDPIAALNAKIDRNETRFAKTT from the coding sequence ATGGAGGATTCAGTCTCCGAAATCGACCTGGTCATCGAGCGGCTGCGGCAGTTTGCCGCGGCGCGTTCCTGGGAGCGTTTCCACACTCCGAAGAATCTCGCCACGGCCCTCGTCGTCGAGTCGGCCGAGCTGGCCGAGATCTTCCAGTGGCTCACGCCCGAGGAGTCGATCGACGTGATGGCGACAGAGGAAGCAGCGTTCCGGGTTCGTGATGAGATCGCCGACGTCCTGGCCTACCTGCTGCAGATCGCCGACGTTTGCGGAGTGGACCCCATCGCAGCGCTCAACGCGAAGATCGACCGCAACGAGACGCGGTTCGCGAAGACCACGTGA
- a CDS encoding DUF72 domain-containing protein: MELHVGCAMWTHPAWPGRYLPQPLPPRERLRTYGSWCNAVEGNTTFYAVPSPATVSSWVEQTRPDFRFLLKLPRLITHERRLIDVREPVAAFVNTIAPLGPRIHALWIQLPPSFVPAQLDTLSVFLRSLPRSYRYAVEVRHRAFFEDPRWERALEELLGEHEAEWVPFDTTALFAEPPSTADEVEAWAKKPRLPRRTRALTRYPVVRYIGRDDAEATARGWTPWLDTVVQWLAEGRTPTVFVHTPDNVDAIALARRFHDEVRARVPELAPLSEPIPVGPPTLF; this comes from the coding sequence ATGGAACTGCACGTCGGCTGCGCGATGTGGACGCACCCGGCCTGGCCGGGTCGATACCTGCCGCAGCCGCTGCCGCCGCGCGAGCGCCTGCGCACGTACGGTAGCTGGTGCAATGCCGTTGAAGGCAACACGACGTTCTACGCCGTCCCGTCTCCGGCCACAGTCTCCTCGTGGGTCGAGCAGACGCGGCCCGACTTCCGGTTCCTGCTCAAGCTTCCCCGGCTGATCACGCACGAGCGCCGTCTCATCGACGTGCGCGAACCGGTGGCCGCGTTCGTGAACACGATCGCGCCGCTCGGCCCGCGTATCCACGCCCTGTGGATCCAGCTCCCGCCGTCGTTCGTCCCCGCCCAACTCGATACGCTCAGCGTCTTCCTGCGCAGCCTGCCACGGTCGTACCGGTACGCCGTGGAGGTGCGTCACCGGGCGTTCTTCGAGGATCCGCGCTGGGAGCGGGCGTTGGAGGAGTTGCTTGGTGAGCACGAAGCCGAGTGGGTGCCGTTCGACACGACGGCACTGTTCGCCGAACCCCCCTCGACCGCCGACGAAGTCGAGGCCTGGGCGAAGAAACCGCGCCTGCCTCGGCGCACCCGTGCGCTGACCCGCTACCCGGTCGTGCGCTACATCGGTCGCGACGACGCGGAAGCCACCGCTCGCGGCTGGACGCCGTGGCTCGACACGGTCGTGCAGTGGCTGGCAGAGGGCCGCACGCCGACAGTGTTCGTACACACTCCGGACAACGTCGACGCCATCGCACTCGCCCGCCGCTTCCACGACGAGGTGCGCGCCCGCGTGCCCGAGCTGGCACCGCTGAGCGAACCGATCCCGGTCGGGCCGCCGACCTTGTTCTGA
- a CDS encoding DNA/RNA helicase domain-containing protein, with product MNDVKIGGWHRPWNAKSLTRRGDVPPSLLWATTPGGFEQLGCVYTAQGLEYDWAGVIVGDDLVWRDGAWQAVREASRDRKLKSKSKSSEDFATSVRNAYTVLLTRAMCGTVVYSTDPPTQDMLRQLIR from the coding sequence GTGAACGACGTCAAGATCGGCGGTTGGCACCGGCCGTGGAACGCGAAGTCGCTCACCAGGCGCGGAGACGTGCCGCCCAGCCTGCTGTGGGCCACGACTCCGGGCGGCTTCGAGCAGTTGGGCTGCGTCTACACGGCGCAAGGCTTGGAGTACGACTGGGCCGGGGTCATCGTCGGGGACGACCTTGTGTGGCGCGATGGAGCCTGGCAGGCAGTGCGCGAAGCCAGTCGCGACCGCAAGCTGAAGTCCAAGAGCAAATCCAGCGAGGACTTCGCGACATCCGTGCGCAACGCCTACACGGTGCTCCTCACCCGAGCGATGTGTGGAACCGTCGTGTACTCAACCGACCCACCGACTCAGGACATGTTGCGCCAGCTCATTCGTTGA
- a CDS encoding response regulator, whose amino-acid sequence MEKGIRVMVVDDHPMWRDGLARDLGEAGYEVVATAGDGGQALRLAAAVRPDVVVLDLRLPDLNGVEVIRNLLGADPRIRILILSASGEYQDVLDAVKAGATGYLLKSAAADEFRSALERTAVGEPVFTPGLAGLVLGEYRRLAVQGPSPESVNPQLTQRETEVLRLVASGLSYKQIAQRLTVSHRTVQNHVQNTLNKLHLHNRVELARYAIAQGLDEPGA is encoded by the coding sequence ATGGAGAAGGGGATCAGAGTGATGGTCGTCGACGATCACCCCATGTGGCGCGACGGGCTGGCTCGCGACCTCGGCGAAGCCGGCTATGAGGTCGTCGCCACCGCGGGCGACGGAGGCCAGGCTCTGCGGCTCGCGGCGGCGGTGCGGCCGGACGTCGTGGTGCTCGATCTGCGCCTGCCGGACCTGAACGGCGTGGAGGTCATCCGCAACCTGCTCGGAGCCGACCCGCGAATCCGCATCCTGATCCTCTCGGCAAGCGGCGAGTACCAGGACGTGCTCGACGCGGTGAAAGCCGGCGCCACCGGGTATCTGCTGAAGTCCGCGGCGGCCGACGAGTTCCGCTCCGCGCTCGAGCGCACGGCCGTCGGCGAGCCGGTCTTCACCCCTGGACTCGCGGGCTTGGTGCTCGGCGAGTATCGACGTCTGGCCGTGCAGGGACCGAGCCCGGAGTCGGTGAACCCGCAGCTGACCCAGCGCGAGACCGAGGTGCTCCGGCTGGTGGCCTCCGGCCTTTCCTACAAGCAGATCGCACAGCGGCTGACCGTCTCGCATCGGACCGTGCAGAACCACGTGCAGAACACCTTGAACAAGCTTCATCTGCACAACCGGGTCGAGCTGGCGCGCTACGCGATCGCCCAGGGGCTCGACGAACCAGGGGCCTGA
- a CDS encoding glycoside hydrolase family 11 protein, producing MHTHLSLPRSRGGSRLRLLLGLVVATVTAIVVPCGAASAATSICSSQTGTNSGYYYQMWTNGQGSACMTLNSGNSYSTTWSGVGDFVDGVGWNPGSSHTVSFNASLNASGGTTLVSLYGWSTNPLVEYYVEEDYTGSPNTAGTYMGQVSSDGGTYNIYEHQQVNQPSIQGTTTFEQYLAIRTSPTSSGTITMQNFINAWSSHGMNLGSMNYQILATEAWGGGSGSDSVTVNTGGSSGGGGGGGTGGGGGGTGGGGGSSGCTATLSAGSTGSNWYNLNVNVTGSNTWTVTMKMVSPSVVYSTWNVAATWPSQYVMTAKPNGSGNSWGVTISTNGTWTWPSVSCSTS from the coding sequence GTGCACACCCACCTAAGTCTCCCTCGCTCACGAGGCGGCAGCCGGCTGCGGCTGTTGCTCGGCCTCGTCGTGGCCACGGTCACGGCCATCGTCGTGCCCTGCGGTGCTGCATCCGCGGCTACGAGCATCTGCTCCAGCCAGACCGGCACGAACAGCGGCTACTACTACCAGATGTGGACCAACGGCCAGGGTTCGGCCTGCATGACGCTCAACTCCGGCAACAGCTACTCCACCACGTGGAGCGGCGTCGGCGACTTCGTCGACGGCGTGGGCTGGAACCCCGGCAGCAGCCACACGGTCAGCTTCAACGCCAGCCTCAACGCCTCCGGCGGAACCACGCTAGTCTCGCTCTACGGTTGGTCGACCAACCCGCTGGTCGAGTACTACGTGGAAGAGGACTACACCGGGTCGCCCAACACGGCCGGCACCTACATGGGCCAGGTCTCAAGTGACGGCGGCACGTACAACATCTACGAGCACCAGCAGGTCAACCAGCCCTCCATCCAGGGCACGACGACCTTCGAGCAGTACCTGGCGATCCGCACCTCGCCGACCAGCAGCGGCACGATCACCATGCAGAACTTCATCAACGCCTGGTCCAGCCACGGCATGAACCTCGGCTCGATGAACTATCAGATCCTCGCCACCGAGGCCTGGGGCGGCGGTAGCGGAAGCGACAGCGTCACCGTGAACACCGGCGGCAGCTCAGGCGGCGGCGGTGGCGGCGGCACCGGCGGTGGGGGTGGCGGCACCGGCGGCGGTGGCGGCTCCAGCGGCTGCACCGCGACGCTGTCGGCCGGATCCACCGGCAGCAACTGGTACAACCTCAACGTCAACGTCACCGGTTCGAACACCTGGACCGTGACCATGAAGATGGTCTCGCCGTCGGTCGTCTACTCGACCTGGAACGTCGCGGCCACCTGGCCGAGCCAATACGTGATGACCGCCAAACCCAATGGGAGCGGCAACAGTTGGGGCGTGACGATCTCCACGAACGGCACATGGACGTGGCCATCGGTCTCCTGTAGCACGTCCTAG
- the macS gene encoding MacS family sensor histidine kinase has translation MADDADRTPRTGRATPDYLMPLWRAVAVFRVAALVYAAITVSEDFPHYRHPVGGWIVLGVMTIWTVIAVLRYPPGPRARLLPAIDLSLTGLCLISTAWIETPARLAAGAPPMTVMWMGAAVLVWAVAHGRRAGLFAGAAIAACNLAIHVPWAHYSIAQLTFAPGLLLLCGAAVGHLARLAVEAQTAIERGARVEAVARERERLARAVHDSVLQVLTRVARQGLAAGGEAAELGRLAGEQEAALRALIGTSTADLTEGVAGQTDLRVPITALGTAAVTVAAPATPVLMPAEVAHEISLAVRAALDNVQEHAGPEAHAWILIEDEPDAVTLTVRDDGPGFDPGRLEQAATLGRLGVAQSIVGRVRDLGGDATVQARPNEGTEAVLRIPRQSA, from the coding sequence GTGGCCGACGACGCTGACCGCACGCCCCGTACCGGCCGGGCGACGCCGGACTACCTGATGCCGTTGTGGCGGGCGGTCGCGGTGTTCCGCGTCGCAGCCCTCGTCTACGCGGCGATCACCGTCTCCGAGGACTTCCCGCACTACCGGCATCCGGTCGGCGGCTGGATCGTGCTCGGCGTGATGACGATCTGGACCGTCATCGCGGTTCTGCGATACCCGCCGGGTCCGAGGGCCCGGCTGCTGCCGGCGATCGACCTGTCCCTGACAGGACTCTGCCTCATCTCCACCGCGTGGATCGAGACGCCGGCGCGCCTCGCGGCCGGGGCGCCGCCGATGACGGTGATGTGGATGGGCGCGGCGGTACTGGTCTGGGCGGTCGCGCACGGCCGGCGCGCGGGATTGTTCGCCGGTGCCGCGATCGCCGCTTGCAACCTGGCGATCCACGTCCCGTGGGCGCACTACAGCATCGCTCAGCTCACCTTCGCACCCGGGCTTCTGCTGCTGTGCGGCGCAGCCGTCGGGCACCTCGCTCGGCTCGCGGTCGAAGCGCAGACGGCGATCGAGCGCGGCGCCCGGGTCGAGGCGGTGGCCAGGGAACGGGAGCGGCTGGCTCGTGCCGTGCACGACTCCGTTCTGCAGGTGCTCACCCGAGTGGCGAGACAAGGCCTTGCTGCCGGTGGCGAAGCCGCTGAACTCGGCCGCCTGGCCGGTGAGCAGGAGGCCGCCCTTCGTGCTCTGATCGGGACATCCACGGCGGATCTGACCGAAGGCGTCGCCGGTCAGACCGACCTCCGCGTGCCGATAACGGCGCTCGGCACCGCGGCGGTCACCGTTGCCGCACCGGCGACGCCCGTGCTCATGCCCGCGGAGGTCGCACACGAAATCTCGTTGGCGGTACGGGCCGCCCTGGACAACGTGCAGGAGCACGCGGGTCCGGAGGCGCATGCGTGGATCCTGATCGAGGACGAGCCGGACGCGGTCACCCTGACGGTGCGCGATGACGGTCCCGGCTTCGATCCCGGACGATTGGAGCAAGCAGCGACGCTCGGGCGCCTCGGCGTGGCCCAGTCGATCGTGGGACGTGTGCGCGACCTCGGCGGCGACGCGACCGTGCAAGCCCGGCCGAATGAGGGTACTGAGGCAGTGCTGCGCATACCGCGGCAGTCAGCTTGA